In a genomic window of Salegentibacter salegens:
- a CDS encoding DUF779 domain-containing protein, with product MEFKRVVITPEADNLLQELKQQHGEVIFHQSGGCCDGSSPMLLPKEDFYIDDNDILMGEVGGVNFYMSHDQFEYWKHTHLTVDIVKGRGGSFSLDIPTGYRFLIKSRMLNDEENKNLNP from the coding sequence ATGGAATTTAAAAGAGTAGTAATAACTCCTGAAGCAGATAATTTACTGCAAGAATTAAAGCAACAGCACGGTGAGGTGATCTTTCACCAAAGCGGTGGCTGCTGCGACGGGTCTTCGCCTATGTTATTGCCAAAGGAAGACTTTTATATAGACGACAACGATATTTTAATGGGTGAAGTTGGCGGCGTTAATTTTTATATGAGCCACGACCAGTTTGAATATTGGAAACACACGCATCTTACTGTAGATATTGTAAAGGGTAGGGGAGGCAGTTTTTCCCTCGATATTCCAACCGGTTACCGTTTTCTCATAAAATCAAGAATGCTTAACGATGAAGAAAACAAGAATTTAAACCCTTAA
- a CDS encoding DUF6122 family protein, producing the protein MQSFTHYFLHFIAIGAIAWFYDKKNWKKNWLILLATMAVDLDHVFAEPLFDPMRCGISYHPLHSQLAILTYFLGMIFTKNKVLRLIFIGLLFHMLTDFIDCLWMFSKCEECYTSSEIYKWIN; encoded by the coding sequence TTGCAAAGTTTCACACATTACTTCCTTCATTTTATAGCAATTGGTGCTATCGCCTGGTTTTATGACAAAAAGAACTGGAAAAAGAACTGGTTAATTTTACTCGCTACTATGGCCGTAGACCTGGATCATGTTTTTGCTGAGCCATTATTTGACCCCATGCGCTGCGGAATTAGCTACCATCCACTGCATTCCCAGCTTGCTATCCTTACCTATTTTTTAGGAATGATCTTTACTAAAAATAAAGTCCTAAGACTCATTTTTATTGGTCTACTATTTCATATGCTGACCGATTTTATAGATTGCCTTTGGATGTTTTCTAAATGTGAAGAATGCTATACTTCTTCTGAAATTTATAAGTGGATAAATTAA
- a CDS encoding aldehyde dehydrogenase family protein, translating into MSYSAPKFKEKYGNFINGKFQDPIDGKYFDNHSPVDNKLLAKYPRSNEKDVKSAIEAANNAKHQWGNTSAAERAGILHKIADVIQENLETFAQMETADNGKSIRETMNADVPLAADHFRYFASAIRAEEGSATELNENTLSLIINEPLGVVAQIIPWNFPLLMLAWKVAPALASGNCVVLKPAEQTPASATFLAEKIADLLPPGVFNVIHGFGPEAGKPLASSPNVDKVAFTGETTTGQLIMQYASKNLNPVTMELGGKSPNVFFNSIMDHDDAFLDKCIEGAVLFAFNQGEVCTAPSRILIQEDIYDEFIKRVIERTEAIKMGNPFEESTMMGAQASSDQHQKILEYIKIGKDEGAEVLTGGDSAKLDGDLGNGFYIQPTILKGHNKMRVFQEEIFGPVVAVCTFKDEAEAIEIANDTMYGLGAGVWTRDAHQLYQIPRAIKAGRVWVNCYHDYPAHAPFGGYKKSGFGRENHLMMLNHYRQSKNMLISYDKNKLGFF; encoded by the coding sequence ATGAGCTATTCAGCACCAAAATTTAAAGAGAAATACGGCAATTTCATTAACGGGAAATTCCAGGATCCTATAGACGGAAAGTATTTCGATAATCATTCCCCGGTAGATAATAAGCTTTTGGCTAAATATCCCAGGTCTAATGAGAAGGATGTGAAAAGCGCGATTGAAGCGGCAAATAATGCCAAACACCAATGGGGCAATACTTCGGCGGCAGAGCGCGCCGGGATTCTGCATAAAATTGCCGATGTAATCCAGGAAAACCTGGAAACCTTTGCCCAAATGGAAACGGCCGATAACGGGAAATCCATTCGCGAAACAATGAATGCCGATGTACCTTTAGCGGCAGATCATTTTAGATATTTTGCTTCAGCGATTAGAGCCGAAGAAGGATCGGCTACAGAATTGAATGAAAACACCCTTTCCCTAATAATTAATGAGCCACTTGGTGTAGTTGCACAAATTATTCCGTGGAATTTTCCATTACTAATGCTGGCCTGGAAAGTTGCTCCGGCTTTGGCTTCAGGAAATTGCGTGGTATTAAAACCTGCGGAACAAACCCCGGCTTCAGCAACATTCTTAGCGGAAAAAATAGCAGATCTCTTACCTCCGGGAGTGTTTAACGTAATTCACGGATTTGGTCCTGAAGCCGGGAAACCTTTGGCTTCCAGTCCTAACGTAGATAAAGTTGCCTTTACTGGAGAAACCACCACGGGGCAGTTGATTATGCAGTATGCTTCAAAAAACCTGAACCCGGTAACAATGGAATTGGGAGGGAAATCTCCGAATGTTTTCTTCAATAGTATTATGGATCACGATGATGCTTTTCTGGATAAATGTATTGAAGGCGCCGTGCTTTTCGCCTTTAACCAGGGAGAAGTTTGTACCGCGCCATCCAGGATTTTAATTCAGGAAGATATTTATGATGAATTCATTAAACGGGTAATTGAGCGAACCGAAGCTATTAAAATGGGTAACCCGTTTGAAGAATCAACGATGATGGGGGCACAGGCTTCCAGCGATCAGCATCAAAAAATTCTGGAATATATAAAAATTGGAAAAGATGAAGGTGCCGAGGTATTAACCGGTGGGGACTCTGCAAAACTTGACGGCGATTTAGGAAATGGATTTTATATTCAACCAACTATTTTAAAAGGCCATAATAAAATGCGTGTTTTCCAGGAAGAGATTTTTGGACCAGTGGTAGCGGTTTGTACTTTTAAAGATGAAGCCGAAGCCATTGAAATTGCAAACGATACGATGTACGGGCTTGGAGCCGGGGTTTGGACACGAGATGCGCATCAACTGTATCAAATTCCGCGAGCGATAAAAGCCGGTAGGGTTTGGGTGAATTGCTATCACGATTATCCTGCCCACGCACCGTTTGGAGGTTATAAAAAATCTGGCTTTGGAAGAGAAAATCACTTAATGATGCTGAATCATTATAGACAAAGCAAGAATATGCTGATTTCTTATGATAAGAATAAATTAGGATTCTTTTAG
- a CDS encoding DUF202 domain-containing protein, whose protein sequence is MRRVKFGKLFTHRKIDESIIREHLALERTKLANERTLLSYTQAAMYFLLGGLALIQLKEYEEMHYIGYLALVISVLFLTIGIWRFIVLRNKMKDLLKGKIESTAEEEEEPENN, encoded by the coding sequence ATGAGAAGGGTTAAATTTGGAAAGCTTTTCACTCACAGAAAGATAGATGAAAGTATCATTCGTGAACATCTTGCGCTGGAAAGAACTAAGCTCGCCAATGAGCGCACGTTATTATCCTACACTCAAGCGGCTATGTATTTTCTGCTGGGAGGTTTGGCTTTAATTCAGCTAAAGGAATATGAAGAGATGCATTATATTGGCTATCTGGCCCTGGTTATTTCTGTATTGTTCCTCACTATTGGCATTTGGCGATTCATCGTACTTAGAAATAAGATGAAAGATCTTTTAAAGGGGAAAATAGAGTCTACAGCTGAAGAGGAAGAAGAGCCAGAAAATAATTAA